Within Sinorhizobium sp. RAC02, the genomic segment GCCGTGCAGGCAAAGGAGGACGAGATCGTGATCTTCGCCTGGATCACCTATGAATCGCGCGCGCGGCGTGATGAAATCGTCGCCAAGGTCATGGCCGACGAGCGCCTGAAGGGCGATGCCTGGAAGGATGTCTTCGATGGCAAGCGCATGATCTATGGCGGCTTCCAGGCCATCGTCGAGTTGTGAGCACCGGCCGGTTAGGCTATCACTGCGCTGGATAGCTTTGCAAAGGACGCGCCCATGATGGATCTCTATTACGCGATCGTCGGCACCACCACGGATACCAATGCCGGCCTCGCACGCTTCATGGGCGTGATCATCGCTTTCATCCTCGTGGTCGGCACCCTGTTCTGGGCGATCGGCTGAGGCGCCGGGCGCCATGGCGCAGAAAATCCTGACGGTCCAAACACGCGGGCAGGGTCTCTATGAGTTCACCGGCGATGCCGCGGCCTTCGTGCGCGGTGCGGCTGTGGAAGAGGGGCTGCTGACGGTCTTCGTCCGCCACACATCCTGCTCGCTGCTCATCCAGGAAAATGCCGATCCGGATGTGCGGCGCGATCTCGACCAGTTCTTCCGCCGCCTTGTGCCGCCCTCCGACGACCCGTCCATGCGCTGGATCGTGCACACGATGGAAGGGCCGGACGACATGCCGGCCCATATCAAGGCGGCCCTGACGCAGATCTCGATCGGCATACCCGTCATGAACGGTCGCCTCGCACTCGGCACCTGGCAGGGCCTCTATCTCTTCGAGCATCGGGACCGGCCGCATCGCCGGGAAATCGTGCTGCATCTCGGCTCTTGACGGAACACGTTCACACAGTGGAACGTTCCTGCGGTGATCCATCGAGAGGAGAGATCCATGGCGAACACCGAAAGCATCAATCATGCCGTGATCGAGGCGCTGAACAGCCGCGACTTTGCCGCCCTTGCTGCCAAGGTTCACGAGGACGTCTCGATTTCCGGCATCGGCGAGGGCATGGACAATGGCCGCGAAGCGTTGCGCGCGCGTCTTGCCCGGCATTTCGAGGCCTTTGACGAAAGCTACGACGACGCCCTTGTGATGAGCGATGCCCTCGGCAGCAACGTCGCGATCAAGCTGACGGCGCACGGCAAGAGAGCCGGCGGCGATAGCTACTCGGCGGAAAAGATCCTGCTGCTCGAGCTCGACGAAGGATCGATCACCCGCATTGCCTTCTTCGCCGTTTCATGAAGTTGAATGCAGGCTGAACGGCGGCTTCGGCCTGCGTTCAGCCTGACCCTTCTAAGGTTTCCTCAATCGCCGAACACGACGGTTCGGCGGACCGAAACAGGAGATCCTTCGATGGCCAGCTTTCTCAAAAAATCCATTCTTGCCGCGGTTCTCGGTCTTGGCGCGCTGACCGCCTCGGTGCCGGTCGCCTCTGCCGCAGGCCTCGACGTGACGATCGAAACGGTCGGCTATCGCAACGGTTTCCTCGAAGTGCACGACAATGGCTGGCGCCGTGACCGCTGGGATCGTCGCCATGACCGCTGGGATCGCCGTCACGAGCGCCGTCATGAAACGGGCCGTCGTGGCCGCTGCTCGCCGGATCTAGCCGTGGCCAAGGCCCGCGATTTCGGCCTGCGCCGCGCCCGCGTCGTCGACATGTCGCCGCGCCGGGTCGTTGTCGATGGTTATCGTCACGGCGGCTTCAGCCGTATCGTTTTTGTTAACGACCGTGGCTGCCCGACCATGTGGCGTTAAGAGGAGGGTGCTGGCTGCTCCCTGACGGAAACCGCTCGTCACGTCACCCCCGGCCGGCGAGCGGCCGCCCTCCCGGTTTCGACCGGGAGGGTTTTTGCATTTTGGCAGTACAGGGCAGCTCTCGTCTTGAAGAGGACCATTGCCGGCACCGCGTAGGCAGTTGTTCCGTAGGTATCTATGCGGGCGGCTTGACCGACCAGGCTGGTGGGATGATGCCACATAGGCATCAGGACATCGGCCGTGGGAGATGACGCAGGGGATGGGGCGCTGCTGGGCCGCTCTTCCCCCGCGTCGATGGCCGAATTCTGTGAAAAGAGCGGCCTTTCACGCGCGTTGCCGCTCATGGCGCGGGCTAAGCCGGTGCTTTGACATCCAGTAGATTTTATGCGGCGGAAGTGGCCGGCGACGGTATCGGTTGTGGCGACTGACATTCGTGCGGCCGAGGTCCCGCCAGCACGCTGACGGATTGGCGCAGCTGCGCCATTTCGCGGTCGATCCCGTTTGCGTGCCCGCGGCGACGGCCGGGTGACACGATAGCCGTAGAAACAAAAAAGGGGCCGGTTTCCCGGCCCCTCTTTTGAAAGCGATCAATCGGTTTCACTTGCCGAGTGCGAACGTCACGTTGACGGTTACCGCATAGCTGTTCTCGCCGGTGGCGAGTGGTACGGCGCCGCCTTCGGCATAGTCCTTCGCCATGGCGCGCATCATTGGCATCGGTTCGGCGCGATAGCTGGTTTCGGAAATTTCCAATACGCGGCCGAGATCGACGCCGGCGGCTTCGGTCAGTTCCTTCGCCTTGGCGACGGCGTTTTCCACGGCCTTCTTGCGGGCGGCGCTGACGGCCGTTTCCGGCTTGTCATTGGTGAAGCGGATGCCGCCGCCCTGGTTGGCGCCGAGCGTCACGGCCTTGTCCATGATCTCGCCGAGCTTTGCGAGATCGCGCACGCGCAGCGTTACGGTGTTGGTGACCTGGAAGCCGGTCAAGATCGGCGGCGGGTTTTCGCCCGTCGAGCTCTGCGGATACTGGTACTGCGGGTTGATCATGAACCCGGAGGTCTGCAGGTCGCGCTCCGCAATGCCGGCTTCCTTCAGCGCGGCGAGGACTTCGGCCATGGCCTTGTTGTTGGCATCGAGCGCCTCGCGGGCGGTCTTGGCATCCTTGACGACACCGAGATCGACCAGCGCCATGTCAGGCGCGACTTCAGCGGTGCCTTCACCGGTGACGATGATGGTCGCCTCGCGCGGCTTGGCAGCCTCCTCAGCCTTGGCGGCGAGCGGAACGGCTGCGGCGAGGGCCAGCGAAAGTGCAAAAAGGCTGGCGCCGGTCCGGCGGCCCAAGGTCCCGTGGATCATAAAGAATGTCTCCTGATGGTTGTGTCCCTTGCCCCGTTCTTCGCCCGGGATTGTGTAGAGAATACGGCGGCGCTTGTGAGCGGCAACGAATTCGTCTAGACGATCCACATCGTCGGTTGCCATTGACCGACGACCCCGGCAGACCCGCCGGGCCGGGCCTGTAGCTCAATGGTTAGAGCCGGCGGCTCATAACCGCTTGGTTGGGGGTTCGAGTCCCTCCGGGCCCACCACTCCCCATCATCCAGTATAGTCCAGCTTGGATGATGGGATGCGAGATAATCGCGGTTTTTCAATGGGTTTCAGCACTTCATTTGTCCAAAGTTTGCCGGCGCGCGGTGACATCCGGCCAAATTGTTGGTAGCTTCGTTGGTGTTTATTCGCTGCTTGGGGCAAAATACCAACAATGCCTTTGACCGATGTCTTCTGCCGAAATGCCAAACCTTCCGACAAACCCCAGAAAATCAGTGATGGGGGCGGTCTTTTCCTGCTCATCGAACCACGGGGAAGTAAGCTCTGGCGGCTGGCCTACCGCTTCCACGGCAAGCAGAAGACGCTTTCCCTAGGCATTTACCCGGCTGTCAGCCTGAAAGATGCGCGTGACCATCGCGACCGGACCAAGGAGCTGCTGGCGCGCGGCATCGACCCCGGCGAGCACAAGAAACAGGAAAAGCGAAAGAAGCGGCTGGAGGCCGGCAATACGTTCGAAACTGTCGCGCGGGAATGGTTCGACGCGCAGAAGGCCGGGTGGACGGAAGGGTATGCCGACCGGATTCTTCGCAGGCTCGAAGCCGACATCTTCAAGGTCATCGGCCGCAGGCCCATCAACGAAATCGAACCGCCGGAATTGTTGGACGCGATTCGCCAGATCGAAAAGCGTGGTGCCGTTGTTCTCGCAAGACGCCTCATGCAAGTCAGCGGGCAGGTCTTCCGGTATGCAATCGCCAGCGGGCTTGCGACCCGCGATCCGTCTCAGGACATTCGCGGCGCATTGCGATCCGCAGGCCCGAAGAAGCACCGCACGGCGCTCAAAGAGGCCGACCTTCCCGAGTTCCTGTCGACGCTGGATGCCTACCAAGGCGACCGCAAGACCATCCTAGCCCTCAAGCTCGTGCTGCATACTTTCCTGCGCACCTCGGAGGTCCGTTTCGGCTTGTGGTCGGAATTCGAGGCGCTCGGCGGCGAACGAGCGCTTTGGCGCATTCCGGCCGAGAGGATGAAGGCGCGCGCCGAGCACTTGGTTCCGATCACGCCGCAGGTCGAGCAGATACTGGCCGAGCTAAACCAGCTTTCCGGCGACAGTCCCTACATCCTGCCAGCCAAGACGCTCAACGGCGTAATCTCCCAAAACACCCTGATCTACGCGATCTACAAGATGGGCTATCATTCGAAGGCGACGGTCCACGGCTTGCGCGGTACGGCGAGCACTATCTTGAACGAGCACGGGTTCAATCGCGACTGGATCGAACGCCAGCTTGCGCATGCCGAGCGTGATGGCGTGCGCGCGGCTTACAATTCGGCGGAATGGCTGCCCGATAGAAGAAAAATGCTCGTTTGGTGGTCCAATTACATTGAGATGACTGCACAGACCGGCCGATGATACCCAGCGTCAATCTATGATTTCCTGATCGCACGTAATTGGCGATTCTGTGTGCTCTATATAATAGATTTGCAGTTGAAATATCGTACGAGCGGACTGCGCGATAAGCGCCGGAAGATGGTGGCGTAATGGACGAGATAGGTGACCTCCTTAAATCCGAGGCCGTTCTGACCGCACGTCACAAGCCGATGGACTGCCGGAAGGAAGGTTTTTGCCATGATTGCAACACCCTCACTCCATCCCCGGTCGCCCGCTCACCTGAGGGCCTACCGCCACGGACTGAAACAGTTCGCGCCGGACGATAGGCTAACGTTTAGATACGATGGCTTTCATGAGTTTGCCGATGTAGCCAACATCCTCACGAACGGTTGCTGTCCTAAGGGACGGCTTGCCTTCCTGGTTTTCGGCGCTGATCGTGAGGGTGATGTGTGCCCCCACAACGTGTGGTTTGATGAGCAGTATTTTCTCGGAATCGAGCAGTATGGGGGAGTTGTTCTCCGTCGTTAACTGCAACCAGGCCATGCATCAGTCTCCGTAATGAGTTTCTAGCGGTTTCGCAAGATGATTTTCACTTCGCGATGCCGATTGACGATACTCTTACGGTTAAGGCGGGGAATATATTCAATGGCTAATAATTTTTTGTTAGAAGACTAGTGCGTTATTGTTCAGGAAGTGCCGCTGCGCACGGATTTGTTTCGGCATGCAACAGATGCTCATGAGGGTGGGAGCCCTTAACGTTATCGGCCTTGTCGCCGTGACGCTGGGTGTGACGTTCAGCGAGGCCCGAAGCGCTTAGGAATGGTGCTGATTAGCAAGGGAAGAGGCGAGTAAGGAATCTTGGAGGGTTGTGTCAAAGTTAATAGACGCGCTCGCTGTATCCCGCGAGGGTGTCGAGTGTCATCCGGGGGTGGATAGGACTCGGCTCAGAAATGGGCCGGGTCCTTTGGGCATGTCGTTGCTTTGATTGTTGAGCCATCCCTCTAATATTATTGCATTTATTGATAACGCAGCCGGAACCCTAGAAGCACTCCATCCGTTTTCAAGAATATATGAAAACAGTGGAGGGTGAGATGTTCCAAGCATCTCTTGGCGGCGGCTTCGGTGCACAAGGGTACGGCCTGCGCGCGTCCATAAATGCTGCGGTCGCATATGATGCACTCTGCGCTCAATATCAGATCGATATCCGATACGAGCCGCAGGCGATCATCATCCAGGGGCGCGTTCCGCCGGCAGTGGTTCAGCGCGTTCGCACGATCATTTTCGAGGTCGCTGGGTCGGTCCCGGTCTGGGATCGAACGTTCTGGCTGGGGTGATTGCCCTAGGTTCTGAGAAACACGGCAGCCTCTTCCGCCATTCCGCGCTGCCTTACCAGTCAACGCGTCGCCGGGACAGGTTCGGGTGCCATACTGCGTAAACGATATGAAAAGTTGCCGATTGCGGTGACTGAACGCGTAATATTAATCGAAGTCGAAGACCTCGCCGTAAGGTGCTCCGCCTCGCTCTTCGGCGACATGCCAGCCCAACCATGTTGGTTCGCCGACCAAGCCGCTGCTTTTTAAGGCTTCGAATAGATCTCTTGCCAGTTGTTCGGGTTTTAGAACCAACTCGGTATTGGATATGAAGCAATCGAGCCGATGGTGAGGAAAGAATCCTTCGGCTGCAATTCTTGCGCTTGTGATGAAGAAGCGGGCAACGGGCGTCGATAGCGAACCGCCTGTCTTGTTTCTCTTAAAGTGGTAGATTTGGCCGGACCTGAAGTCATCGCCCGCCGACCAGTTGATATAAAAATCCGGAGATAGGTCAAGGTCATTCATTTGGAGGCTCCAGACATAGGGAGTGGCTTTGATTTTGCTTTACTTGATCAAATATTCCAGGGAGGCAGTCCGCAACCTGTCGCGCGAGATAAATCTCCAGGGCAAGACCACCAGCCGCGGCATTCATGACAGCGGCTGCAGTGAGTTGCGGACACTCACGCCCAAAGCGGACACAGATGGCAGCGAACTACCTGGGTACTCGCCAGGAATTGGCCCTGTTGCTGAAGGGCCAACCTCGTAGCCCGTCTCGATCGCGCTAAGCCGCATCTGCGCAGTATCCTCCAACCCAAGTTGAAGAGACTGGTATTGATCGATGATGCTGAACTGCGACCATTGGGACCGGTTAAAGCCGTGCTTGAAGTGGTTGTAGTAGATCACCGCCTCGCCCAACAAAGCTACCGCCTCATCTACGCCGCGTCAGGGGCCGTGACGTCGAACTGCTATGCAGGTCGGCCATGTTGCCGCGCAGTTTGGTGGCGCGTTTGAAGTGCAGCCCTTGAGGCGTGCCAAAATGCATGCACTTATCAATACTGGTGCATACGAATTTCAGCCATTTTCTCTGCGTTGGTTCCTCGGCGCTCCACGATAACTCAAGAGGCTGCGCGGGGTTTTTGCGCGAAATCGGGCATTTGTAAAAATTTCGACACTGCATTGTCAGTTAATTGACAGTATTATCGCATACAGTTATAAAACTGACATTGCCCTGTATAGGGCCTGCCCGCTGAGGAGTGCGGGTTCACGGAGGAACATCGATGACTGATACACGCTGGCGCTTGGCCTCCGGCGGCGGCCTGTTTGCGCCCAGGGGAGGGTGCTGATGCAGGGGGCGTCCTTCTTTGATCTTGTCGGTTTCGGCCCGGAGGGTTGGGGAGCTGCCTTGCTGACGGCGACGGGCATGACGCTTGCCGTCGCGGTCGGCGGCTTTGCGGCGGGCTCTGTCATCGGCGCGGGCATCACCAGCGCAAAGCTTTCCCGCAGCGGCGCGCTGCGCGCCTTCGGCGATGGCTACACGACCGTGTTGCGCGGCATTCCGGATCTGCTCGTCATCTACCTCTTCTATTTCGGCGGCAGCGCGGCGCTTGGCGCCGTTGGGCGGCTCTTTGGTGCGGAAGGTTTCATCGGCATGCCGGCCTTCATGACCGGTGTGCTCGCCATCGGTGTCGTCTCCGGCGCCTACCAGGCGGAAGTCTTTCGCGGCGCTTTCAACACGATCAGCCGCGGCGAACTGGAAGCGGCGCGTTCCGTCGGCATGGGGACGTGGCTGCGGTTTCGCCGCATCATTGCCCCGCAGGTGCTGCGCTACGCCATTCCCGGCCTCGGCAACACGTGGCAGCTCGTCCTGAAGGAATCGGCGCTGATCTCCGTCACCGGCCTCGTCGAGTTGCTGCGTCAGTCGCAGATCGCGGCCGGCTCCACCCGCCGTCCCTTCGACTTCTACATCACGGCCGCACTGCTCTATCTCGTGATCACGGCTGTCTCCTCCTACCTCTTCCGCCAGGCAGAAGCCCGCTCGCTGCGCGGCGTCAGGAGGGCATGATGGATATCGTCTTCCTTTGGGAAACCTTCCTGCAGCTTCTTGCCGGCATACCGCTGACGCTCAATCTCGCGCTCGTTTCCACGGCGCTGGGCGCGGTGCTGGCAGTATTGCTCACG encodes:
- a CDS encoding SIMPL domain-containing protein yields the protein MIHGTLGRRTGASLFALSLALAAAVPLAAKAEEAAKPREATIIVTGEGTAEVAPDMALVDLGVVKDAKTAREALDANNKAMAEVLAALKEAGIAERDLQTSGFMINPQYQYPQSSTGENPPPILTGFQVTNTVTLRVRDLAKLGEIMDKAVTLGANQGGGIRFTNDKPETAVSAARKKAVENAVAKAKELTEAAGVDLGRVLEISETSYRAEPMPMMRAMAKDYAEGGAVPLATGENSYAVTVNVTFALGK
- a CDS encoding ABC transporter permease subunit (The N-terminal region of this protein, as described by TIGR01726, is a three transmembrane segment that identifies a subfamily of ABC transporter permease subunits, which specificities that include histidine, arginine, glutamine, glutamate, L-cystine (sic), the opines (in Agrobacterium) octopine and nopaline, etc.) encodes the protein MQGASFFDLVGFGPEGWGAALLTATGMTLAVAVGGFAAGSVIGAGITSAKLSRSGALRAFGDGYTTVLRGIPDLLVIYLFYFGGSAALGAVGRLFGAEGFIGMPAFMTGVLAIGVVSGAYQAEVFRGAFNTISRGELEAARSVGMGTWLRFRRIIAPQVLRYAIPGLGNTWQLVLKESALISVTGLVELLRQSQIAAGSTRRPFDFYITAALLYLVITAVSSYLFRQAEARSLRGVRRA
- a CDS encoding nuclear transport factor 2 family protein; translated protein: MANTESINHAVIEALNSRDFAALAAKVHEDVSISGIGEGMDNGREALRARLARHFEAFDESYDDALVMSDALGSNVAIKLTAHGKRAGGDSYSAEKILLLELDEGSITRIAFFAVS
- a CDS encoding integrase arm-type DNA-binding domain-containing protein, with product MPLTDVFCRNAKPSDKPQKISDGGGLFLLIEPRGSKLWRLAYRFHGKQKTLSLGIYPAVSLKDARDHRDRTKELLARGIDPGEHKKQEKRKKRLEAGNTFETVAREWFDAQKAGWTEGYADRILRRLEADIFKVIGRRPINEIEPPELLDAIRQIEKRGAVVLARRLMQVSGQVFRYAIASGLATRDPSQDIRGALRSAGPKKHRTALKEADLPEFLSTLDAYQGDRKTILALKLVLHTFLRTSEVRFGLWSEFEALGGERALWRIPAERMKARAEHLVPITPQVEQILAELNQLSGDSPYILPAKTLNGVISQNTLIYAIYKMGYHSKATVHGLRGTASTILNEHGFNRDWIERQLAHAERDGVRAAYNSAEWLPDRRKMLVWWSNYIEMTAQTGR
- a CDS encoding DUF1428 family protein, which gives rise to MTYVDGFLLAVPKANVEAYKEMARTAGAVWKKHGAIDYVECIGDDVPYGELTSFPRAVQAKEDEIVIFAWITYESRARRDEIVAKVMADERLKGDAWKDVFDGKRMIYGGFQAIVEL
- a CDS encoding secondary thiamine-phosphate synthase enzyme YjbQ, coding for MAQKILTVQTRGQGLYEFTGDAAAFVRGAAVEEGLLTVFVRHTSCSLLIQENADPDVRRDLDQFFRRLVPPSDDPSMRWIVHTMEGPDDMPAHIKAALTQISIGIPVMNGRLALGTWQGLYLFEHRDRPHRREIVLHLGS